The genomic region ATTTTACCCATGGTGCATCTCCTGAAAGAATGTACCTCACGCAAAAAGTATAGGTTACTATTTCGCCATTTCTACAAAACCTGGGACAGATTTATTTTCCATGAGAAAATATTGCTTGCATGGCATTTACCGATGCTGCCGGCCTTGGAGTTTTCGAGGCCAGACATTGTTCTCTACGACGCGGGGATAGATGTTTTCCACGTACGACTACAGAGGCGCACGTTTTATGAAATTGACTCATCGTTCCTAAGCGCTTCGATCTCCGCAGCAGGATCGTAACTTAGGCGCTGCGCCCGGTTGGCAACGTATTCCTGGACAATTTCCTGAATCGGCTGACTAATTGTTGGGCTGTCTAGCATTGGAAATTCGTTTTTGAGTTTATGGCTGACCTGGCCGTCGTTATGTTCAATAGAGCGCATAATTCGATCAAGATGTTCATCTGGGCCCTCCAGAAAATCCTTCACGTGGTCGCGTGCATTTACGTACGCACGGTGTGACTGAATCTGATGGCGCATCTCATATTCAATCGTCTCGTGAACAACGTGGAATAGATATTCAGATTGCTCAGTGAGATCCGGATAGCGCCATGCGGGCCTCAGCCCACCATTTCCAGAAAACTCGAAATCTGACACCACGCCATCGGCATACGTCGTCCGGTTTCCGAACTGAATATCGCTGATAGTTTTGGCCATCATGGGACGGGAATACGCTTCAAGAGCTTTATCGTAATCAAAGCGACTGGCGCTGCTTTTGGTAATCGTAGACGATACTGGCAATAACAAAGGCTCCGGTACTGCCGAGTCACGGCGAAGCGTGTCATTAATAAGGAAACGGGATATGCGGCCATTACCGTCTGCCATTGGGTGAATGAACACAAATCCAAAACTGGCCACAGCTGCCCGGATGATAGAGTTCTCATTCTGAGTCCTTTCCATGAACGTCTGCAGGCCCTTGAGCATAGGCTCAACATCCTCGGTGGGGGGAGCCACGTAATGCACATACGTGCCCATCTCTCGCGTCCCTGATCCAACAAAAACGGGGGATTGCCTCAGACCATGACGAATGGTGCTGACACCCAGAATGTTGTCCTGAAGTTCCGTTAACGCCTCGGAGGTAAGTGGTGTGTCGAACCGCCCACAATACCGGCCCATCGCCAATGCAAAGCGATGAATTCTGCTCTTCTGATCGCCCTCGCGCTCTATCGCGAAGCTGGCTCGACTTTCACGAATGGTCAACCAGACAGCGCTCCGCGTCATCATATCGGCACCGTAATCTTCCTCCATACCCTGAAGTCGACCTGCACAATCGTAGTTTTTGATCAGCTCCAGCAGTTCCGTTCGACGGATGATTGGGCAAAAATAAGGAGTGCCAGGAAGATTGTCGTTAATTCGCCAGCGTGGGTTTTTGATCGGAGTATCAGAAACCACCACGTGTCTTGGATCAAGCAGATTGCGATAGGTACCAGTTATGGCTGGTACTTGCAGAGTGTCGTCGGTCAACCACTCGTACAAGAAGCCTGCTTTACGTGCGTATTGCCCAGTAGGCTCGGAAGCAATCCAGTCTGTCAGCGCCTGCTTACTCATTTTGGCAAATGCGTGAGCCAGTAATTCGAGATGGATACCCTCGTGCTTGAGAGCAAACGCAAGATGCGCAATAGGTGTGTCATCCGGTTTTGCACTGGAGCGAAAGGTTTCGTATCGAACACCCTCTTGGAACATAGTTTTGCGGTCGCGTCCAATCCGACTGAGAACTGGCAATTTCTGAGTGATCGGCAAACTGAAGTGCTCTCGCAACCATGCGTAGCCTATCCAGGAATCCATACCGCTTACCTTTTTATTTGATCCGTAGTTTCCGTTATTTCGCTTATCCTACCGTATTATTGATCAATAATGACTGTAAAACCGTTTTTTTAATTAGATATTGCTGTAATTGAATGAATTCATCCGAGGTCAAAACGATAGATAAGGGGGAGCGAGCAGGATAGACGCTATGCAAGATGATTATCGGTTACGCAAGCGACCGAAACGTAATTTGAACGACGATCAAATTAGACCGTAAGAGTCGGAGTTATTAACCCCTAAACACGGATGGTTTTTTGGGTATAATTTGGATGATTTTTGGGTGAGAAACTCATCCATTTCGAAGGGAAATAACTAGATAATAATGGGGACATAATGGAGGCGCGGGTCGGAATCGAACCGGCGCACGCGGAGTTGCAGTCTTGTTGACATTATAGAAATAATCGACTAAATATCATTGCGTTAGCTCTTTTTATTAACGTTAAATATGAAGTCAAAATCGTACTTTAAGGCCTATGTAAATCAGTAGCTTAAGTTAGCGTTGTAGCCACCTACAGCGGCCTCTTGGCATGTCGCGGGCAGAGTTCGATGGAATGGATGCGGATAGGAACAGTTGGAATTTCCCCACAATGCCAAGCCCGAGGCCTCTTTTGAGTTTGGCATTGTCCCCCTCTGCCAGCCTAGTTGTCCAGTTGGCGATTTCGCCTAAATTCATGTCAGATTGGGCGGTATGAGAGCAGTCATGCCACGTTATTCCGAAGAACGAAAAGCGGCCGTGTTGAAGAAGTTGTTGCCTCCGCAGAACCGCAGTGTGGTGCAGGTGGCCGCAGAGGAAGGCATATCGGATGTGACTCTGTATAGTTGGTTAAAACAGTGTCGACAACAAGGAGTGCCTGTGCCGGGTTATCGTAATGCTGGAGACGATGGGTCTCCTGAAGCCAAGTTGGCCGTCGTGATCGAAACGGCCTCGTTGCTGGTGCTGTCAAAAAAGCTCGAAGCCTTGTACGGCGAGGACCCGGACAGCGAGGACAGCTGACACCGCTGACCGAACGTACAAGGCTGTTAAATGACTATGACGAAGCTGTGGCCAGTGGCGCAGCCCGGTATAAGGCGGCCAGCTTGATGGAGCTGAGCCAGCGCACGTTGAAGCGCTGGCGACGCGCTAATGGCGCTGTGAAGGAGGATCAACGCCCGCAAGCGGAGCGCGTTGTGCAGCCACACCAGCTCACTCACGCTGAAGAAGCGGCCATTCTGGATACCTGCAATGAACGGGAGTATCAGAGCTTGCCACCGTCCCAGATCGTGCCTCGACTGGCTGATAAAGGGCTTTACCTGGTCTCTGAGTCCTCATTCTACCGAGTGCTCAAAAAGTACCAGCAAGTGAATCATCGGGGCCGCATGAAACCGCCGCGCAAGGTCCCTGAGCCCACCAGCTTTACCGCCACAGGCCCGAACCAGGTGTGGAGCTGGGACATCAGCTATTGCCCCTCAGAGGTGCGCGGTCAGCACTGGTATCTGTACCTGATCATGGACATCTACAGTCGCAAAATCGTGGCGTGGGAAATCCACGAATCAGAGTCCGGCGAGCTTGCCAAAAAGCTCATTGATCGAGCT from Marinobacter sp. LV10R510-11A harbors:
- a CDS encoding Fic family protein, whose product is MDSWIGYAWLREHFSLPITQKLPVLSRIGRDRKTMFQEGVRYETFRSSAKPDDTPIAHLAFALKHEGIHLELLAHAFAKMSKQALTDWIASEPTGQYARKAGFLYEWLTDDTLQVPAITGTYRNLLDPRHVVVSDTPIKNPRWRINDNLPGTPYFCPIIRRTELLELIKNYDCAGRLQGMEEDYGADMMTRSAVWLTIRESRASFAIEREGDQKSRIHRFALAMGRYCGRFDTPLTSEALTELQDNILGVSTIRHGLRQSPVFVGSGTREMGTYVHYVAPPTEDVEPMLKGLQTFMERTQNENSIIRAAVASFGFVFIHPMADGNGRISRFLINDTLRRDSAVPEPLLLPVSSTITKSSASRFDYDKALEAYSRPMMAKTISDIQFGNRTTYADGVVSDFEFSGNGGLRPAWRYPDLTEQSEYLFHVVHETIEYEMRHQIQSHRAYVNARDHVKDFLEGPDEHLDRIMRSIEHNDGQVSHKLKNEFPMLDSPTISQPIQEIVQEYVANRAQRLSYDPAAEIEALRNDESIS